A part of Dermacentor variabilis isolate Ectoservices chromosome 10, ASM5094787v1, whole genome shotgun sequence genomic DNA contains:
- the LOC142560475 gene encoding uncharacterized protein LOC142560475 produces MATSRRRRHLIQHVMGTLWWLPPLHPMTTVSSLCSLGSSKPLAAPATASCHHRVLTTSTRELAAFVMMPSRLEADRKIEVASKFYPSRATHLGQASCKRRITRLNA; encoded by the exons atggcaacatccagaagaagacgccatcttatccagcacgttatgg gtacactctggTGGCTCCCGCCCCTGCATCCTATGACCACCGTGTCCTCGCTATGTTCACTAGGGAGTTCGAAGCCTTTGGCGGCTCCTgccactgcgtcctgccaccaccgtgtcctgactacgtccactagggagttggcagccttcgtgatgatgccaagcaggctggaaGCTGACAGAAAGATCGAG gttgcctcgaaattttacccaagccgtgCCACACACTTGGGCCAGGCCTCttgcaaacgacgtataaccaggctcaacgcatga